The nucleotide window CTTGCAATTTGATGGGTATAAGGGTTCTCTGAAGAGGAGGAGTACTTACCGGCAGCCGGCACTTGAGCTGCAGCGCTTCTTCTCTCTTCTCCGCCTTCTTCATTATTTCTATCGCTAAAGGGCGGGAAATGGATGCTTTTAGCTGTAGCTTCATAAGAAACTTGTTTTTCCCCGTTCTTATCGGTATACATCTCAAGCTTGCTCATTTCAGCAATTATGTAAATACCGCTTCCCTTTTTAAAGTGCGCGAGCATTTTATCATAAGCATCTCCCCAAATGGTAATTCTCCACCAAATGGTTTCTTCTTGGCCGCCTTTACGAGATTTTGAAGCCACACGCAAGGTCCATACTTTTTGTCCTTTGGTTGTGTAACGCATCTCAGGGTCTGCTCCAAGATGGCCCATAATATGCAGAATAATCATATAAGACTCCTTAAGCCTAAAAAACTTAAATCTGATTAAAAAAAAATATCCCGAGCTTTTAAACCTTGAGTTTTAAGGCTAAGGGAAGGATTAGCATAGCATGAAAATATGAGATAAAGAAAGGAGAAAAAAATAAAGGCTGCAACAAACTAAATTAGTAGCAGCCTTTTTAATTTCTAGGAGGCTTAGTTTTTCTTAGATTTTGATATAACCTTCGCCAGGTTTACCGGACATTCCGGGTCTTGGAGTTCCAACACCGGTTCCAGTACTTGGCTGACCGCTGCCCCGAGTATCCGATGGCTCTCTTCCTTCTGAAATGTCGCGGCAAATTTTACGCCATTTTTCAACAGTTTCAACAAATAAAGGAGCAAACGCACGAAGAGCTGCAGAAACTGCTTGCTCCATGTCAATTGTGCAGTGAAGAAGAATTAACTCTTCTTTAACAGCAACACCGCAACCGCCGCCGGCCATTTGGCCGCCAAGCATGGAACCTTCGAGGAGTTTTTCATAAAGCTTAAGCCTTGTCTTATCATCTCTTGGAAGACCATCTAAGAGTGGTGAGTAAAGATAAAGTCTCTTAGAATTTGGCTCATAAGTTATATGTAGCGAAAACTCATCGTCAATTCCAAGAATACAGGTGTTGTTTTCATCAAACTCCAAACCTTCAAGGCCCAGCTCTTTGCCGAACTCTTTCAAGTTGTCTTTGGCGTTTTCAAAAGACATATTAGTTGCCTCCTAACCTACAGTTCTAAGCCCGCCCTTAATATTAGAAGCGAGCTAACTTTGTTTTTTTCTTTAGATTTATTATGTACCGAAGGCTTATTAAAATGCACTATCTGCTTTTAACTTGCTATCGTTTTATAAAAATTGCCGTCCGTTTCTGAAAAACCTAAAAAATGAAGCAAGCGAAAAGCCTTTCGTCAAGCAAACATTTTTCAACACGAAGATAGCTTTAAGCAACTTCAAATTGAGTTAATCAATAACTAACGGACGGGCAATTAATTAATAAACCCGGTTTTTTGTATTAAGTGTTATCTTATTAACACTATTATAACTTTTTGGTGTAAAGGAAGCAAACCAAAGAAAAAAAATTAATAAAAATGAAAAAATAATTTACAAATATTTCATAGTCAATAATTTAAACTTTTGCTTAACTTCTAAGAACAGCAAGGATATGCTCACACCCTTCTTTTCCACACGTACATCCTACAGGGTGCCCAAGGTAAACACTGTAGCGCTCATCAGTATCAAGTTTATTTATCACCACATAGAGCTTTTCGCCTGTCTGGCGTATTTCCCACTGTTCGAATACAAGCTCCTCATCCGGGACTACTTCCTCATCATGGATCTCGGATTCATTTTTAATTTCACCTTCGAGGGTTAAACCCTTTTGAATCGCTTTGGCTATCTGGCAATGGGGACAATTACAGTGCGGTTCCGCTTGATGAAGCTCTGCAAGTTGCGCTTCTGGCGCCAAAACTTTAACCACCATTTGGATTTTATTTAAAATTTCCTGGGGCAAATCGGGGGCATCGGCAAGTTCGGGATTATGTTGAAGGGCCGTGCCAAGCGTTTCCATGCTCGATTGAGAGAGTTGCAGACTTGGGTCAAGCATTGAAAAGGCAAGAGGTGAAGAAGAAGGAGCTTTTCGTTCCAGCTTGGAAGGCACTTGCAATTCCAGGTATTTTTGATGTGCTTCAAAGATCGAAAGAAGCGTTTCTTCGCTAAGATTTGGGATTCTTACAACGCTTTGGTCTAAGAGAATCACTAAAAGTTCGGATTGTTCTACTTTAAGGGAGCGGACTTCCTTCCAACTTGTGGAAATGTAAGGAGGTATGCTTAAGACTTTTTCATTAATTTTCATGATTTTCCCTCCAAATAGGCGTTCTGACAAAGGAAGAATAATAGCCTATTGTAAAGTTTTTGGATAAAATCTCTTCTATCCCTAATTTACCAGATTTTTTATTTTATTATAACAGGCAAGACTAAGAGTGTCAATTTATTTAGCACTCAAAAATGAAGAGTGCTATTTTTTAGTGATATTCCTTTTATTGAATTTACTTTTTTGGAATTTTTCCAAAAGATATAAGAATGAATTTGACTATCATATGACCTGAACACCTTTGTTTAAGGAGCCCTAATTTGAGCCATAAGACCTTTGTCCTAGATACCAACGTCCTCCTCCACGACCCCGAATCTATCTTAAAATTTCCTAAGTCTAAAATCATACTCCCGATAACTGTGATTGAAGAGCTCGATACGATGAAAAGGCTCCCCAATGAGTTGGGGAAGAATTCAAGGGCCATCTTCCGCCTTCTTGTGGACTTGAGCCTAAAGAAAAAAGGAGATTTCCATCAGGGAATCGAACTTGAGAATGAAGCTGTTATTTCGATCCATCTAAATGATTCCCTGCTTCCCGGCCATTTGCCTCTTGCCAAAAGCGATAACCGCATCATTGCTTGCGCCTACCATTTAAAGTCGGAAGGGCAAAAAGTGGTTTTCGTCTCTAAAGACTTTGCGGCAAGAATAAAAGCCGAAGCGCTTGGCATAGAAGCTGAAGATTATGAGAATTTGAAGTTTGCTTATACCGTTCTCTATAAAGGGATTGAGCATATAGAAACGGAAAAAATAAATATTGATACCTTTTTTAAAGACGGCAGCCTAAAGCTTGAAAATCTCGTTTCTAAACCTAATGAATACTATGTCCTGACCTCTCCTGAACATTCTTCTGCCGTCGCTAAATTTGACAAAAAGGATGGGAAATTAAAGCCTTTATTAAAAGTTCCGAACATTTGGGGGATCCATCCTAAAAATGTTGAGCAGAAATGTGCGGTTGATCTTCTTTTAAGAGACGACATTAAGCTTGTCACCATGATTGGAACTGCCGGGACAGGTAAAACGCTTCTTGCGCTTGCCTGCGGTCTTAGGAAAGTGTTCGATGAGGGCGTCTACACTAAAATTCTTATCAGCCGCCCTGTAGTTCCCTTAGGGAGAGATATCGGTTATCTTCCGGGAACTAAGGAAGAAAAGCTCTTTCACTGGATGCAGCCGATTTATGATAACCTTGAATTTTTATGCTCATCTTCCGGCAATGAGTCTTCAGAGACCTTGCAATGGGTTTTAGACAGTAAAAAAATTGAATTGGAGGCTGTGACCTATATTAGAGGCCGATCTCTTCCAAAAATGTACATTATTGTCGATGAAGCGCAAAACCTAACGCCCCATGAAGTGAAAACGATTATCTCAAGAGCCGGTGAAGAGACAAAGGTTATCTTAACCGGAGACCCGACCCAGATTGATAACCCCTACCTTGACAAAGACTCCAATGGCCTAACTTATGTCGTCGGAAAATTTGCCGATGAGCCAATCTATGGGCAAATATTTTTAACTAAAACTGAGCGCTCAGAGCTTGCGGCCAAAGCCGCTGAAATTCTCTAAACCTTGCGGATGGCGAGGGGTTACTCCTCGCCCCCATTCATTCGCTTAAGCAACGCTTCCCTATAAAAAACCTCATCATCGCTTTTCCACCCCTGATCTCCTCGCTCCAAGCCAAGAAGTGGAATCAAAGCAGAACTCTTTCCTTTTTGTTGCTTCGCTTCATCCACTAGCCTCTTGTAGATATTAATCAACTCTGAGCGGCTCTCCTCTTTCGGCAATTTGTATTTAGCGTTAAATTCCAAAATAAAGTTCCTTGCATAAGAAATATTTTTTATTTCTCCGAGCAAGTAAGCGATATGTTTGAGAACTTTAATCTCTTTTACAATCTCAAAAAAAGCTGAGTATTCTTTATTTAATTTCAGGGGACATTCTGAAAAGTACCCTAGGTTAAAAGATTCGATAAACCCATCAATTCTTTCTCTACTTATTCCGTGATCCATTCCATTTTTTATAAAAAGGGCATGAAAATCATAAAAATCTTTTTCTGCATAAAAGAAAGGTCTTTTTTCAATATCGAGAAGATTCACCAAAGTTTCACAGTCGATATAACCAAAGGCAGATTTTTCCTTGCACCAGACAAACTGCTCTCCATGAATATCCGACAGGACAAGACTTACCATGCGTGGATTCTCGTCTGCTTTTTTAGCTAGCCTTTCAAGAAAGATTAGAGCGTCTTCTTCTACATGAACCCCTAAGCCTTTTAAGATTGCTTGAGAGGTAATAAATTCTCGATGCATATGGTTTGCAAATTGTTGGAAAGATTCCCTATGGGAAGAAGCCTCCATTTTTAAGCTCTTTTGACGAAGCTCCCCCATTGCTTTACCGGCCTGCAGAGCCATTTTCTTAAGATCAAGATAGAGTTCTTCCTGTTCACTAAAACTTAAAAGAGGTGACGCTAGATGATTAAAATGGTTTCTTAAAGTA belongs to Criblamydia sequanensis CRIB-18 and includes:
- the ssb gene encoding single-stranded DNA-binding protein, which translates into the protein MIILHIMGHLGADPEMRYTTKGQKVWTLRVASKSRKGGQEETIWWRITIWGDAYDKMLAHFKKGSGIYIIAEMSKLEMYTDKNGEKQVSYEATAKSIHFPPFSDRNNEEGGEERRSAAAQVPAAGKYSSSSENPYTHQIASGSRAESFDDDEPMPF
- a CDS encoding PhoH family protein; the encoded protein is MSHKTFVLDTNVLLHDPESILKFPKSKIILPITVIEELDTMKRLPNELGKNSRAIFRLLVDLSLKKKGDFHQGIELENEAVISIHLNDSLLPGHLPLAKSDNRIIACAYHLKSEGQKVVFVSKDFAARIKAEALGIEAEDYENLKFAYTVLYKGIEHIETEKINIDTFFKDGSLKLENLVSKPNEYYVLTSPEHSSAVAKFDKKDGKLKPLLKVPNIWGIHPKNVEQKCAVDLLLRDDIKLVTMIGTAGTGKTLLALACGLRKVFDEGVYTKILISRPVVPLGRDIGYLPGTKEEKLFHWMQPIYDNLEFLCSSSGNESSETLQWVLDSKKIELEAVTYIRGRSLPKMYIIVDEAQNLTPHEVKTIISRAGEETKVILTGDPTQIDNPYLDKDSNGLTYVVGKFADEPIYGQIFLTKTERSELAAKAAEIL
- a CDS encoding CesT family type III secretion system chaperone gives rise to the protein MSFENAKDNLKEFGKELGLEGLEFDENNTCILGIDDEFSLHITYEPNSKRLYLYSPLLDGLPRDDKTRLKLYEKLLEGSMLGGQMAGGGCGVAVKEELILLHCTIDMEQAVSAALRAFAPLFVETVEKWRKICRDISEGREPSDTRGSGQPSTGTGVGTPRPGMSGKPGEGYIKI